A stretch of Kryptolebias marmoratus isolate JLee-2015 linkage group LG24, ASM164957v2, whole genome shotgun sequence DNA encodes these proteins:
- the LOC108243374 gene encoding dimethylaniline monooxygenase [N-oxide-forming] 2 encodes MVRRVAIVGAGSSGLVCMKVCADEGLEPVCFESGDDIGGLWNFKESPIPERSSIYRSLVVNTSKEIMCFSDFPMPDDYPNYMHHSQLLQYFRLYAEHFHLLRYIHFQTTVTRVQQRPDFSLSGQWEVATMSRDGDEERHIFDAVMVCSGHYTHPALPLTDFQGHETFSGQLLHSWDYKDADAYRGKRVVVVGIGNSGGDVAAEISRSAEKTFLSTRQGAWVIGRMAGNGLPLDMVGITRFNNLLLQLLPKTLVNWMAESALNNKYDHRLYGLKPKHRALERRPLINDDLPGRILQGALVMKPNIREFKKSGVVFEDGTVEETIDTVIFCTGYNVTFSFLPSAMSDGPGGELILFKRLFPPSLQHPTLAIMGLFQAKGPIMPTVEMQARWAVRVFTGLSHLPSKEKMLEVVESERRSNIQRYPCPRQAALQVDYISYLDYMAKEVGAKPSLLRLLLRDPVLWVKVFFGPCTPYQYRLSGPGQWAGARHAILTQWDRVTKPFRTRVVPEPKATKFVLCSPWLITFGGAILIAMFLSKDKFTPTLQHSYQILEHSNVFLRDLWFTITSKI; translated from the exons ATGGTTCGGCGTGTGGCAATAGTTGGAGCAGGCAGCTCCGGTTTGGTCTGTATGAAAGTCTGTGCTGATGAGGGCTTGGAGCCCGTCTGCTTTGAAAGTGGTGACGACATTGGCGGCTTGTGGAACTTTAAG GAGTCGCCTATACCAGAGCGATCAAGCATCTACCGCTCTCTGGTGGTTAATACCTCCAAAGAGATTATGTGCTTCAGTGACTTCCCCATGCCGGATGACTATCCGAACTACATGCACCACTCCCAGCTGCTGCAGTACTTCAGGCTCTACGCTGAGCATTTTCACCTCCTCAGATACATTCACTTCCAG ACCACAGTGACGAGGGTTCAACAAAGGCCAGACTTCTCTCTGTCCGGTCAATGGGAAGTGGCAACTATGAGCAGGGATGGAGATGAAGAGAGGCACATTTTTGATGCCGTTATGGTGTGTTCAGGTCACTATACCCATCCAGCCTTGCCCCTGACTGACTTTCAAG GACATGAGACATTTTCTGGACAGCTTCTTCACAGCTGGGACTATAAAGACGCAGATGCCTACAGGGGAAagagggtggtggtggttggCATCGGTAACTCTGGAGGAGATGTTGCGGCGGAGATTAGCAGATCTGCAGAGAAG ACTTTTCTCAGTACACGCCAGGGGGCCTGGGTGATTGGCAGGATGGCCGGTAATGGCCTTCCTCTGGACATGGTCGGCATCACCAGGTTCAACAACCTCCTATTGCAGCTGCTCCCCAAGACTTTAGTCAACTGGATGGCAGAGAGCGCCCTGAACAATAAATATGACCACAGACTGTACGGCCTGAAACCCAAACACAG AGCTTTGGAACGAAGGCCTTTGATCAATGATGATCTTCCTGGCCGAATCCTTCAGGGGGCTCTGGTCATGAAGCCCAACATCAGAGAGTTCAAGAAATCAGGAGTTGTTTTTGAGGATGGCACCGTTGAAGAAACCATCGACACTGTCATCTTTTGCACAGGTTATAATGTGACCTTCTCGTTCCTGCCGTCGGCCATGTCTGATGGACCCGGTGGTGAACTGATATTGTTCAA AAGACTGTTTCCTCCATCTCTGCAACATCCCACACTGGCCATCATGGGTCTTTTTCAAGCAAAAGGACCAATTATGCCCACAGTGGAGATGCAGGCACGCTGGgctgttagggtttttacag GTTTGAGCCATCTTCCATCCAAGGAGAAAATGCTGGAAGTCGTTGAGTCTGAGAGGAGGTCAAACATCCAGAG ATACCCCTGCCCGCGACAGGCTGCTCTTCAGGTGGATTACATCTCATATCTGGATTACATGGCAAAGGAG GTGGGTGCTAAACCCAGTCTCCTGCGACTGCTCCTGAGAGATCCCGTGCTCTGGGTGAAGgtcttctttggtccctgcacGCCGTACCAGTATCGCCTCTCTGGACCCGGACAGTGGGCAGGAGCCAGGCATGCCATCCTCACCCAGTGGGACCGGGTTACTAAGCCTTTCAGAACCAGAGTAGTCCCAGAGCCAAAGGCCACGAAGTTTGTCCTGTGCTCACCTTGGTTAATTACATTTGGAGGGGCTATATTAATAGccatgtttttgtcaaaagatAAGTTCACACCAACCCTCCAACATTCATATCAGATTCTGGAGCACAGCAATGTTTTTCTGAGGGATCTGTGGTTCACTATAACCTCAAAGATTTAA
- the LOC108243358 gene encoding flavin-containing monooxygenase 5 produces MTRRVAVIGGGSSGLACIKCCLDEGLEPVCFESSDDIGGLWRFKENPEPDRASIYHSVIINTSKEMMCFSDYPIPAHFPNFMHNSFIMNYFRMYADHFQLTKHIRLNTKVLQIKQRADFSRSGQWDVETENKDGKREKHIFDAVMICIGHHCQPNLPLHDFPGIETFKGKYFHSRDYKVPEEWRDKKAVVVGIGNSGIDIAVELSRVTKQLFLSTRRGAWILNRVGENGMPLDMLFNRVVNLLRKVLPFGYFCSVGENRLNQRFDHALYNLKPKHRLFSQHPTVNDDIPNRILSGTVQVKPNIRRFHGSSVEFEDGSVVDDIDLVVFATGYKFSYPFLSSSVISVSDNKASLYKYMFPPELDRPTLAVIGLVQPLGAIMPISEMQARWATRVFKGCLKLPSGAAMLKDIKCKEESMAKRYVSSQRHTIQVDYIDYMDEISEMVGVRPRLSRILLTDPQLGLKLLFGPCTPYQYRLRGPGKWAGARQAIFTQWERVAQPMQTRQCDAPKPARSPMWPLVLSAAAVGVLTYQYRNSVSAFLQDPSPFMSKITIHL; encoded by the exons ATGACTCGTCGTGTGGCCGTGATCGGAGGAGGGAGCTCGGGGCTGGCCTGCATTAAGTGCTGCCTGGATGAAGGGCTGGAGCCCGTCTGCTTCGAGAGCAGCGATGACATCGGGGGTCTCTGGAGGTTTAAG GAGAACCCAGAACCGGACCGGGCCAGCATCTACCACTCTGTCATCATCAACACGTCCAAGGAGATGATGTGCTTCAGTGACTACCCCATCCCCGCGCACTTCCCAAACTTCATGCACAACTCCTTCATCATGAACTACTTCAGGATGTACGCCGACCACTTCCAGCTCACCAAACACATCCGCCTCAAT ACCAAAGTGTTGCAGATCAAGCAGAGGGCAGACTTTTCCCGCTCGGGCCAGTGGGATGTCGAGACGGAGAACAAGGATGGCAAAAGggagaaacacatttttgacGCGGTGATGATCTGCATCGGCCATCACTGCCAACCAAACCTGCCTCTCCACGACTTCCCAG GCATTGAGACGTTCAAGGGAAAGTATTTCCACAGCAGGGACTACAAGGTCCCTGAGGAGTGGAGGGACAAGAAGGCTGTGGTGGTCGGAATCGGCAACTCTGGAATCGACATCGCGGTGGAACTGAGCAGAGTCACCAAGCAG CTTTTCCTGAGCACTCGACGGGGAGCCTGGATCTTAAACAGAGTTGGGGAAAACGGGATGCCCCTCGACATGCTTTTCAACCGAGTGGTCAATTTGTTACGCAAAGTCCTCCCCTTTGGTTATTTCTGCTCAGTGGGAGAGAACCGGCTCAACCAAAGATTTGACCACGCTTTGTACAACCTGAAGCCAAAACACAg GCTGTTCAGCCAGCATCCCACCGTGAACGATGACATTCCCAACCGCATCCTGTCCGGAACCGTCCAGGTGAAACCCAACATCCGCAGGTTTCACGGCTCCAGCGTTGAGTTTGAGGATGGAAGCGTAGTGGACGACATCGACCTGGTG gtgtTTGCCACGGGCTACAAGTTCTCTTACCCATTCCTGTCCTCCAGTGTGATCTCTGTGTCTGACAACAAAGCCTCTCTGTACAAGTATATGTTCCCCCCTGAGCTGGATCGCCCCACGCTGGCTGTCATTGGTCTGGTGCAGCCACTGGGGGCCATCATGCCCATCTCTGAGATGCAGGCCAGATGGGCCACACGAGTCTTCAAAG GCTGCCTGAAGCTTCCTTCAGGAGCGGCCATGCTTAAAGATATCAAGTGCAAGGAGGAGAGCATGGCTAAAAG GTACGTCAGCAGTCAGAGGCACACCATCCAGGTGGACTACATCGACTACATGGATGAGATCTCAGAGATGGTGGGAGTTCGACCCAGGCTCTCACGCATACTGCTGACTGACCCCCAGCTGGGACTGAAGCTGCTGTTCGGCCCCTGCACCCCGTACCAGTACCGCCTCAGAGGGCCAGGGAAGTGGGCCGGGGCGCGCCAGGCCATCTTCACCCAGTGGGAGAGAGTCGCTCAGCCCATGCAGACCAGGCAGTGCGACGCGCCCAAACCCGCGAGGTCTCCCATGTGGCCTCTGGTTCTGTCCGCCGCCGCGGTGGGCGTGCTCACCTACCAGTACAGAAACAGCGTTTCGGCTTTTCTGCAGGATCCCAGCCCCTTCATGAGCAAGATTACCATCCACCTGTGA